The following are encoded together in the Daucus carota subsp. sativus chromosome 5, DH1 v3.0, whole genome shotgun sequence genome:
- the LOC135153033 gene encoding aspartic proteinase nepenthesin-2-like, which produces MASSFLSSFLVILLLYISSPVSLTQTLTGVKLPLIHRLSLPENSNETFQQLVEINLKQLEMEFATLDDQEEFSLETPMIRFNRCLYFVNLTIGNPPVQQYLEVDTGSSLIWVRGGTDPLRRDDYVPSESYTFRQMSCVDPICTWNNTFKCLGQKINQCGYTVWYGDGTNSTGNIGYDQFGFVNYAEPKSHSFVDNVVFGSLGKIGNGNVATKDANFYGILGLGTQSISLVNQLPGPKMFSYCVSNLSSADGSEGYIHFGEADDYTGDLPTTPINQGYWQYIIEIQSICLGNVCLAIDPSVFKAIPGVKSGVSIDTGAIYSFLPDIAYDAVEDAVIKLMKSKNKTYVPEIYNIKSILCYDGKLDGDESSYPTLTINFVGGGANMEITRNVYLHEASPDFHCLSFQRSSRFGERYKKYTVLGLLSQQYHVFEFNLDSWTLGILGDKFCNDPIL; this is translated from the coding sequence GAGACGTTCCAGCAGCTTGTGGAAATAAATTTGAAGCAACTTGAAATGGAGTTTGCTACACTAGATGATCAAGAAGAATTCAGTTTAGAAACTCCAATGATACGATTCAATCGGTGTTTATATTTTGTCAACCTGACGATCGGAAATCCACCTGTTCAACAATATCTGGAGGTGGACACCGGCAGCTCTCTCATATGGGTTCGTGGAGGTACTGATCCTCTAAGACGAGACGATTATGTCCCCTCAGAATCTTATACATTTAGGCAGATGAGCTGTGTGGATCCTATATGCACCTGGAATAATACTTTTAAGTGTCTTGGGCAAAAAATTAATCAGTGTGGGTATACGGTTTGGTATGGCGACGGGACTAACTCAACTGGAAACATAGGCTACGATCAGTTTGGGTTTGTAAACTATGCAGAACCTAAAAGTCATTCTTTTGTAGACAATGTCGTATTTGGTTCTCTCGGCAAAATAGGAAATGGTAATGTGGCAACTAAAGACGCAAATTTCTATGGAATCTTGGGACTAGGAACCCAAAGCATTTCCCTGGTCAATCAGCTACCTGGACCAAAAATGTTCAGTTACTGTGTCTCAAATCTTAGTAGCGCAGATGGATCTGAAGGCTACATTCATTTTGGAGAGGCGGATGATTACACCGGAGATCTTCCAACAACACCAATAAATCAGGGTTATTGGCAGTACATTATAGAAATTCAATCAATTTGTCTGGGTAATGTGTGTCTGGCAATCGATCCATCCGTATTCAAGGCCATTCCAGGTGTTAAGTCTGGAGTGTCCATCGACACGGGAGCGATATATTCTTTTTTGCCAGACATAGCATATGATGCTGTTGAAGATGCGGTGATTAAACTGATGAAATCGAAGAACAAGACTTACGTGCCggaaatatataatatcaagtCCATATTATGCTACGATGGAAAGTTGGATGGTGATGAATCATCTTATCCTACTCTTACTATCAATTTTGTTGGTGGGGGAGCAAATATGGAAATTACTCGAAACGTGTATCTCCACGAGGCTAGTCCAGACTTTCACTGTTTATCATTTCAGAGAAGCTCCCGTTTTGGAGAAAGATACAAGAAATACACCGTACTAGGTTTGCTGAGCCAACAGTATCATGTTTTCGAGTTCAACCTCGACAGTTGGACTTTGGGCATTTTGGGTGACAAGTTCTGTAATGATCCAATCCTATAA